A genome region from Setaria italica strain Yugu1 chromosome III, Setaria_italica_v2.0, whole genome shotgun sequence includes the following:
- the LOC101759707 gene encoding phytoene synthase 2, chloroplastic yields MAGSSAVWTAQHASCRPHHHQPTSSSQRPRARLVPLPPRRGGASLARPGASLAAAAATAAPVVRTVSEEAVYEVVLRQAALVQEGSGRVVKEGAAARRRQRPRWAEEKEEEGIVGWGLLGDAYDRCGEVCAEYAKTFYLGTQLMTPERRKAVWAIYVWCRRTDELVDGPNASYITPTALDRWEKRLEDLFEGRPYDMYDAALSDTVSKFPVDIQPFKDMIEGMRLDLWKSRYMTFDELYLYCYYVAGTVGLMTVPVMGIAPDSKASTESVYNAALALGIANQLTNILRDVGEDARRGRIYLPLDELAQAGLTEDDIFRGKVTDKWRGFMKGQIKRARLFFDEAEKGVAHLDSASRWPVLASLWLYRQILDAIEANDYNNFTKRAYVGKAKKLMSLPVAYARAAVAS; encoded by the exons ATGGCGGGCTCCTCCGCAGTCTGGACCGCGCAACACGCCTCCTGCAggccccaccaccaccaaccgACGTCCTCGTCGcagcggccgcgggcgcgcctTGTCCCCCTTCCCCCGAGGCGGGGCGGAGCCTCCCTCGCGAGGCCGGGCgcgagcctcgccgccgccgccgccaccgcggcgcccGTTGTGAGGACCGTGTCTGAGGAGGCCGTCTACGAGGTCGTGCTGCGGCAGGCGGCGCTCGTGCAGGAGGGCAGCGGCAGGGTCGTtaaggagggggcggcggcgcggcgccggcagcgcccGCGGTgggcggaggagaaggaggaggaggggatcgTCGGCTGGGGCCTCCTCGGCGACGCCTACGACCGCTGCGGCGAGGTCTGCGCCGAGTACGCCAAGACCTTCTACCTCG GCACACAGCTTATGACTCCTGAAAGGCGCAAAGCAGTCTGGGCAATCTACG TATGGTGCAGAAGAACTGATGAACTAGTGGATGGTCCTAACGCGTCCTACATCACACCGACTGCTCTTGATCGGTGGGAGAAGCGGTTAGAAGATCTCTTTGAAGGCCGCCCGTATGATATGTACGATGCAGCCCTCTCAGACACGGTGTCCAAGTTTCCGGTAGATATCCAG CCATTCAAAGATATGATTGAAGGAATGAGGCTTGACTTGTGGAAGTCGAGGTACATGACCTTTGACGAGCTCTACCTCTACTGCTACTACGTCGCCGGCACAGTTGGCCTCATGACAGTTCCTGTGATGGGCATCGCCCCGGACTCAAAGGCCTCAACTGAGAGCGTGTACAATGCTGCGCTAGCTCTTGGCATTGCTAACCAGCTGACGAATATTCTCAGAGATGTAGGCGAAGA TGCAAGGAGAGGGAGAATATACCTTCCACTGGACGAGCTTGCACAGGCAGGTCTGACAGAAGATGACATATTCAGAGGGAAAGTGACCGATAAGTGGAGGGGGTTCATGAAGGGCCAGATTAAACGTGCCAGGTTGTTCTTCGACGAGGCTGAGAAGGGCGTGGCCCATCTAGACTCTGCGAGCAGATGGCCG GTTCTCGCGTCTCTGTGGCTGTACAGGCAGATCCTCGACGCCATTGAGGCGAACGATTACAACAACTTCACCAAGCGTGCCTACGTAGGCAAGGCGAAGAAATTGATGTCGCTGCCGGTTGCATACGCAAGAGCAGCTGTTGCATCATGA
- the LOC101760116 gene encoding auxin-responsive protein SAUR71 gives MRQLIRRLSRVGDCASSSSPARRRGGGGGGKKACAGRTPEGHVPVYVGGGGEEGEEAERFVVRAELLGAPALAELLGRAAQEYGYHHQGPLRIPCPVDVFRRALASVAGDDDDE, from the coding sequence ATGAGGCAGCTGATCCGGCGGCTCTCCCGCGTGGGCGACTGCGCGTCCTCGTCGTccccggcgaggcggcgcggcggcggcggcggtgggaagAAGGCGTGCGCGGGGAGGACGCCGGAGGGGCACGTGCCGGTGTacgtcggaggcggcggggaagaaggcgaggaggcggagcgtTTCGTGGTGCGCGCGGAGCTGCTGggcgcgccggcgctggcggagCTGCTCGGACGTGCCGCGCAGGAGTACGGGTACCACCACCAGGGCCCGCTCCGCATCCCCTGCCCCGTCGACGTCTtccgccgcgcgctcgcgtcggtggccggcgacgacgacgacgagtag
- the LOC101760527 gene encoding uncharacterized protein LOC101760527 — protein sequence MSTVTCEVEPSCAATAGGERATEFGGKVGVPPREPQRRLLFAVAGKGKGRRLGDGRGGGSALAGFYWYGNLLLGLRRRCGADGGGGSMQVFVRTPAGSTLALDVSPSDTVGEVKARIQARERVAAGQQRLVFAGRHLDDGRRTLADYGVGKEANLHLLLRLRGGLAGGHTNTGTAAAIGNPHWMTTVGLLATVVAVGAVLHCCFPPSASCCGGLGGAMLAVAVAGVNLITAGVCLTRAPAAESLSRMARFVLSRAAAFPRRDVAVLGVAAATGIFVGDAQAQPVLSFVCFALFLVSMAVVTIGIASSTR from the coding sequence ATGAGCACCGTCACGTGCGAGGTGGAGCCGTCGtgcgccgccacggccggcggcgagagggCCACCGAATTCGGCGGCAAGGTGGGTGTCCCACCACGCGAGCCGCAGCGCCGCCTCctcttcgccgtcgccggcaaGGGAAAGGGCAGGCGGCTCGGGGATGGCCGCGGAGGCGGTAGTGCTCTTGCGGGGTTCTACTGGTACGGCAACCTGCTGCTCGGCCTCCGACGCAGATGcggggccgacggcggcggcggcagtatGCAGGTCTTCGTCAGGACCCCGGCCGGGAGCACGCTCGCCCTCGACGTGAGCCCGTCCgacaccgtcggcgaggtgaAGGCCAGGATCCAGGCCAGGGAGCGCGTCGCCGCGGGCCAGCAGCGCCTCGTCTTCGCCGGGAGGCACCTCGACGACGGCCGCCGCACCCTCGCCGACTACGGTGTCGGGAAGGAGGCCAAcctgcacctcctcctccgcctccgcggtgGTCTCGCTGGAGGACACACTAACacgggcaccgccgccgccatcggcaACCCGCACTGGATGACGACCGTCGGCCTCCTCGCCACAGTGGTCGCCGTCGGGGCGGTACTCCACTGCTGCTTCCCTCCGTCAGCAAGCTGctgcggcggcctcggcggtgcCATgttggccgtcgccgtcgccggggtGAACCTGATCACCGCCGGCGTCTGTCTCACCAGGGCACCCGCTGCCGAGAGCCTAAGCCGCATGGCGCGGTTCGTGCTAAGCAGGGCGGCCGCCTTCCCGCGAAGGGACGTCGCCGTCTTGGGAGTCGCAGCCGCGACGGGGATCTTCGTCGGCGACGCGCAGGCGCAGCCGGTGCTCAGTTTTGTTTGCTTTGCACTGTTCCTGGTCTCCATGGCTGTGGTCACGATCGGCATAGCGAGCTCCACTCGCTAA
- the LOC101755533 gene encoding anaphase-promoting complex subunit 5 — protein sequence MSLFAGVGGGAAGAEPASAGGTGRALLELTPHKVAVCHLVQVFAPPAQAGGDVVPPFPFESVAHHNRLGLFLFTLTRSCDDFREPSLEELLRQLKAVDDLTNGWLCEQLTSTLSALNSPDDLFNFFDKLRGVLTAPEGASAEDVFLDPNSQLGVFLRCCILAFNSMTFEGVCHLLADLVMYCNSTDASYDLAEDEDFDSEMSNLMDADIGSQAGIFEKYRQGYASDSHMGESSSALTHAPGLLHDFDEANTFKVDDNPTCLRSRWQLEAYLNQQADILEKDPSSVPLNSFNATMTQLQTLAPELHRVQFLQYLNALCHDDYVASLDNLHRYFDYSAGMQGLFGRSVSPVQDIVVGNYESALLCLGNLHCYFGHPKKALEAFAEAVRVSQMNNDDSCLAYVLGAISNLLSKIGMSNTVGVISSPYSLGTNIGLGTPLSIQQQLLVLLKRSLKRADVLKLPSLLSFDHLSLAKFDLKHVQRPLVSFGPNASTKLRTCPADVCKNLRLSSRVLTDFGTDVLSTSNENGSFSTSWLRNLSTASDSWRSNSRKSTKLYNDFDNFHYHAQPSPIPASVLQLAGSSYLLRATAWEHYGSAPMVRMNALVYATCFADAASSSELSLAYVKLIQQLAVSKGYSAAFCALKLAEKKFPSSTSLHIQLLRMQILHERALHRGHLKVAQQICDEFGVLSSSVCGVDIELKTEASVRRARTLLAAKQFGQAAAVANSLFSTCYKYNMQVENASVLLLLAEIHKKSDNAVLGLPYALASQSFCKSFNLDLLEASATLTLAELWLALGSSHAKRALSLVHQSLPMILGHGGLELRARAHIVLAKCHLSDLKFSVPEDPEAVLDPLNQATQDLQVLEYHEMAAEAYYLKAMAYNHLGKLDEREEAAARFKEHITAHENPRNEEDSLAY from the exons atgaGCCTGTTCgcgggggtcggcggcggcgcggcgggcgcggaacCGGCGTCCGCGGGCGGCACCGGCAGGGCACTGCTGGAGCTGACGCCGCACAAGGTCGCGGTGTGCCACCTCGTGCAGGTCttcgcgccgccggcgcaggcCGGGGGAGACGTGGTGCCGCCCTTCCCGTTCGAGTCCGTCGCCCACCACAACCGCctcggcctcttcctcttcacTCTCACCCGG TCGTGCGATGATTTTCGGGAGCCTTCCCTGGAAGAACTTTTGAGGCAGCTGAAGGCAGTAGACGATTTAACTAATGGCTGGCTCTGTGAGCAGCTGACAAGTACCCTGTCAGCGCTGAACTCACCTGATGATTTGTTCAACTTTTTTGATAAGCTACGAG GTGTGCTCACTGCACCAGAAGGTGCAAGTGCAGAGGACGTATTTCTGGATCCAAATAGTCAACTTGGAGTTTTCCTTCGCTGCTGCATACTTGCCTTCAATTCAATGACATTTGAG GGTGTATGCCATCTTTTGGCAGATCTTGTCATGTACTGTAACTCCACTGATGCTTCATATGACTTGGCAGAAGATGAGGACTTCGATAGTGAAATGAGCAACTTGATGGATGCAGACATAGGTTCTCAAGCTGGTATATTTGAGAAATATCGTCAAGGTTATGCCTCTGACAGCCATATGGGGGAGAGCTCTTCAGCTCTAACTCATGCACCAGGGTTGCTCCATGATTTTGATGAAG CTAATACTTTTAAAGTGGATGACAACCCAACCTGTCTGAGATCGAGGTGGCAGTTAGAGGCATATCTTAACCAACAAGCTGATATTCTCGAGAA GGATCCCAGCTCAGTGCCTTTGAATTCATTTAATGCCACTATGACACAGCTTCAGACATTAGCTCCAGAGCTTCATCGT GTCCAATTCTTGCAGTACTTAAATGCGCTTTGCCATGATGACTATGTTGCTTCACTGGATAATCTCCACCGCTACTTTGATTACAG TGCAGGGATGCAAGGACTTTTTGGTCGTTCTGTGTCTCCAGTGCAAGATattgttgttggaaactatgAGAGTGCCCTGCTATGCTTAGGCAACTTGCATTGTTACTTTGGACACCCTAAGAAAGCTCTAGAG GCATTTGCAGAAGCAGTGCGTGTTTCTCAGATG aATAATGATGATTCATGCCTTGCCTATGTACTAGGAGCCATTTCCAATCTATTATCAAAGATAGGCATGTCAAACACAGTTGGAGTAATCAGTTCTCCATATTCACTCGGGACCAATATTGGACTGGGCACACCATTATCCATTCAGCAACAGTTACTTGTTCTTTTAAAGCGATCGCTCAAGAGAGCCGATGTACTGAAACTTCCAAGCTTACTATCCTTTGATCACCTTTCCTTGGCAAAATTTGACCTGAAG CATGTCCAAAGGCCACTAGTCTCATTTGGACCCAATGCATCTACAAAGCTTAGAACATGTCCTGCAGATGTCTGTAAG aattTGAGATTAAGTTCCCGTGTGTTGACTGACTTTGGTACAGATGTTTTATCTACTTCAAATGAAAATGGTAGTTTTAGCACGTCGTGGCTTAGGAATCTGTCCACTGCTTCTGATTCATGGCGTAGCAATTCTAGGAAATCTACAAAATTGTATAATGACTTCGACAATTTCCATTATCATGCACAACCAAGTCCAATACCTGCATCAGTATTGCAGTTAGCTGGCTCATCATATTTGCTGAGAGCCACCGCATGGGAGCACTATGGGAG TGCTCCGATGGTACGAATGAATGCTCTGGTCTATGCAACCTGCTTTGCTGATGCTGCAAG TTCATCAGAGCTGTCTCTAGCTTATGTCAAGCTAATTCAACAATTGGCAGTGTCCAAAGGATATTCCG CTGCATTCTGTGCTCTAAAGCTTGCTGAAAAGAAGTTCCCATCCTCAACAAGTTTGCACATCCAGCTTCTTAGAATGCAGATACTACATGAGCGTGCACTTCATCG AGGGCATCTGAAAGTTGCGCAGCAAATCTGTGATGAGTTTGGGGTGTTGTCATCTTCTGTTTGTGGAGTAGACATTGAGCTAAAGACAGAAGCTAGTGTACGGCGCGCTCGCACTCTACTTGCTGCAAAACAGTTTGGCCAG gctgcagctgtggCCAATTCCCTTTTCTCTACGTGCTACAAGTACAACATGCAAGTCGAGAATGCAAGTGTTCTTTTGTTACTTGCTGAAATACACAAA AAATCTGACAATGCGGTCCTTGGGCTCCCTTATGCGTTAGCCAGCCAATCATTCTGCAAGTCATTCAACTTGGATCTGCTTGAAGCCTCCGCCACACTTACTCTTGCCGAGTTGTGGCTGGCCCTTGGATCAAGCCATGCAAAGAGGGCCTTGAGTCTTGTCCACCAGAGCCTTCCCATGATTCTTGGTCATGGTGGACTTGAGCTGCGCGCCCGGGCTCACATCGTTCTGGCAAAGTGCCATTTATCTGATCTGAAATTCTCAG TTCCTGAAGACCCTGAAGCTGTTCTGGATCCTTTGAACCAAGCCACCCAAGACCTGCAAGTTCTGGAG TACCATGAGATGGCAGCAGAGGCGTACTATCTGAAGGCGATGGCATACAACCATCTCGGCAAGCTCGACGAGAGGGAGGAAGCCGCGGCTCGTTTCAAGGAGCACATCACTGCCCACGAAAACCCGCGCAACGAAGAGGACTCGCTGGCGTACTGA
- the LOC105914040 gene encoding indole-3-acetic acid-induced protein ARG7: MAILGSKKRCAEAVAAAPWYACATGGDLGKVPKGYFPVMLVDDGEDDEQGQRILVPVKMLREPCMEALLELAEQQFGYGQRGVLRIPCTAIHFQHIINGLMKNNGGSR, from the coding sequence ATGGCAATCTTGGGATCAAAGAAGCGATGCGCcgaggccgtcgccgccgccccatgGTACGCCTGTGCCACCGGTGGTGATCTTGGGAAGGTCCCAAAAGGGTACTTCCCTGTCATGCTCGTCGACGACGGGGAGGACGATGAACAGGGCCAGAGGATCTTGGTGCCAGTAAAGATGCTAAGAGAGCCGTGCATGGAGGCCCTGCTGGAGCTGGCGGAGCAGCAGTTTGGGTATGGCCAACGTGGCGTGTTGAGGATCCCGTGCACTGCGATCCATTTCCAGCACATAATCAACGGGTTGATGAAGAATAATGGGGGTAGTAGATAG
- the LOC101756343 gene encoding polyubiquitin-like → MPLVQHPAAFTGAGNDEGLRRRRVVGGSNGIFVRRSAGEAITLEWDGLETVADVKAMIYEKECIHPTLQRLMFGRRLLYNERTLAHYNIQKGSTIHLLKNDLGDGKGKNSISVKKLTGDIIMLKVELRETTVAYVRGMIAEKAGIRQAQQHLVFHGRPLDDSNTLAHYGIEEDSVLHLAPGRRGGGGPPKVGGWWGGGVGGVFALAGTPWGRRILVAGAAAEAAADGIAAISHQVVASKAAVAALVVERDGFGVAE, encoded by the exons ATGCCCCTGGTCCAGCACCCTGCCGCTTTCACCGGTGCCGGAAACGACGaggggctccgccgccgccgtgtcgtTGGAGGGAGCAACGGCATCTTTGTCCGGAGGTCTGCCGGTGAGGCTATAACGCTCGAATGGGACGGCTTGGAGACCGTAGCTGATGTCAAGGCCATGATTTATGAGAAGGAGTGCATCCATCCAACACTGCAGCGCCTGATGTTCGGAAGACGGCTGCTCTACAACGAACGCACCCTGGCCCATTACAACATCCAGAAAGGTTCAACGATCCACCTGCTAAAAAATGACTTGGGTGACGGTAAAGGGAAGAACAGTATCTCTGTCAAGAAGCTCACCGGTGACATTATCATGCTCAAAGTGGAGCTCCGGGAAACCACCGTCGCCTATGTCAGGGGCATGATCGCGGAGAAGGCGGGCATTCGCCAGGCACAGCAGCACCTCGTGTTCCATGGAAGGCCCCTCGACGACAGCAACACCTTGGCCCATTACGGCATCGAGGAGGATTCAGTTCTCCATTTGGCCCCTGGTcgacgtggcggtggcggtcCACCTAAG GTAGGGGGAtggtggggcggcggcgtgggtggggTGTTTGCTCTCGCGGGAACGCCATGGGGCAGGCGTATCCTGGTGGCCGGAGCCGCGGCAGAGGCGGCAGCAGATGGGATCGCGGCAATCTCGCACCAAGTGGTCGCGAGCAAGGCAGCGGTGGCAGCCCTGGTGGTGGAGAGGGATGGGTTTGGGGTAGCGGAGTGA